Below is a window of Pelagicoccus albus DNA.
TTTATTGCCAACTGTTGAAGCAAAGCGTCGCCCGTCTCAAGGGAGACGCCGCCGCTACCCAGATTCGGGCAAGCGTGAAGCTCGACTTCGTCTACCAGGGCGAAGGGGAAATGCAGGCCGCCAACCGTCACGAGGACGGGTTTACAGTGCTGAAACGCTTGGATTTGAAAGAAGGCATGTGCGAGCCGATTCAGGCCCGCATCCCAGCCAGTTTCATCAGCGAAACGCGCCTTCGCATCGACCTCTACCGTAAGCTTGCGCTTGCGGGCAGTCCATCGGCGGTACGCGAGCTACGGGAAACCATTATTGACCGCTTCGGCAAGTTTCCGACCGAGGTGGAAGCCCTGTTAAGATTAACAGAGATACGTTGTCTTGCGGAACAAAGGAACATCCATTCGGTCGAGTCCCAAGGCAATCGATTGAAATGCCGGATTTACAAAGGCCGAGAGTCGGATTACATCAAACTCGGAAGCCGGTTCCCCCGCCTCAATGCCAATAATGCCTTGAAACGGCTAAACGAAATCCTTGTCTTCCTCAATAATTTGCCTAGTCACCGCTCTTAGCCCTGATGCCGAGCACACCTTATATGATTAAAAAAGCGACCATTCTCCTCTCTCTGATCTTTCCCCTCGCCATTGGTTTTGCCCAAACGACAACTCCGAAAGGCGCACGCTTGGCGAACAGCATCGCGGCGATCGCAGAGGACAAGATTATCACCGTAGAAGAAGTACGACGCGAACTTCAGCCGTTCCTGCCTCAAATCCAGGCAGATTCACAAGGCGATCCGGTTAAATTCCGTCAGCTCATCGAGGAGATGGAGTCTGATATTATCCAGAATCTAACCGACAACGTCCTGATCGTAAAACAGTTCTACGACGATAAGGGCCAAATCCCCGCTAGCTTCGTGGACAATGAGATCGAGGAGACCATCATCACCAAATTCGAAGGCAAGCGCTCCCTCTACCTCGACTACCTGAAGTCGATCGGCAAGACACCAGAAGAGCACCGCACCATGATCAAGGAAGAGATCATCGTGAACTACATGCGCAGCAAGATGCGCAAATCCGCCTCCATCGTCAGCCCGGTTCGCATCGAGGAATTTTACGAACAGTACAAGCAGGAGTTCTTCGAGGAAGAAGCCATCCACTTGCGTTTGATCCGCCTCACCAAATTGGCAGATGAGAGCGAAGAAGTACTCAAGCAGACCGCGGACGAAATTTACGAGAAGCTCGAAATGGGCTTCGCCTTCGACGAACTGGCAGCGAAATACAGCAACGACCCGAAGGCCAAAAAAGGCGGAGACTGGGGCTGGGTAACGCGCGGTTCGCTCATCGAACAACTCGCAGAGCCAGCCTTCGCCCTGAAGGAAGGCGACTTCAGCGACCCGATCCAAATCAAGAGCAACCTCTTCATCCTTTACTGCGAGGAGCACCGTCCGGAGGGCTACATGCCGCTTCCCGAGGTTCGCGACAATATCGAGGAAATCCTGATTTCCAGCATGGCTCGCGAAGCGGAAGAGAAGTTCCTAGAGCGTCTACGCCGCGACGGCTACGTTCGCCGCTTCAACTAATCACGGTTTTACCCGCGCGGACTGTTTTCGGTCCGTGCTTTTTTGTGTCCGCTCACAGCCGGATTCCGCTGTTGCTTATCCGGAGAAATACGTATGCCATGGATTCGCTCTTCGGAGCCTGTTACCCCACCCCGAAATCCATGCCTCAAGAAACTTATCGCACTCCCAAGCTCCGCGATATCAGCGTAAACGAACGTCCTCAGGAGCGACTCGAAGCCCACGGTCCCCAAAGCCTCAGCGACACTGAGCTTATGGCCATGATTCTGCGAAGCGGCAGCAAGGGCCGCAATGTGCTGAGCGTCGCCTCGGAGATTCTCCAACAAGCGTCCTCCCTCAACGGGCTCCTGAAGTGGAGCGACGCGGAATTCAAAAAGATAAAGGGGGTCGGCAAAGTGAAGGCCCTCCAACTTGTTACCATAATCGAGATTTGCCGACGCATCCGAGATCGCTCCCCGGTCTCCGAGCCGGTGCTCGATAGCCCAGACCTCGTAGCGGACTACCTGAAACGCGAAGCCGAAGAGCTCGAGGTAGAAAAGTTTTGGACCCTTTGCCTGAACCGGAAGAACCGTATCATCAAAAAGGTCGAAATCACCTCTGGCACCGCCTCAAACAGTCTGGTGCACCCTCGCGAGGTCTTCCGAGAGGCCATCCGCCATGGAGCATCCGCAGTGATCTGCGCCCATAACCACCCAAGTGGCGATCCCGCTCCAAGCGCCGCGGATATCAAGGTCACCCGCCAGCTGCGCGAGGCCGCCAAAGTGATTGGGATCGACCTTCTCGATCACGTCGTCGTTGGAAACAACCGCCATGATCCCAAAGGCTTGGGCTACTACAGTTTCCAAGAATCGGGGCTCCTTTGAACATCCCTGTACCCCTCGGGCACCCGACAACGGCACGGTATCCAGAATTCAAAAACGGCTTCAAAGAGGGGCCCTCCCACTGGGGTGAAACTTTTCTTAAATTTACACTTGAACTTTGTTTCAAAACCGGAACTGTAGGCGGCCTTTCACCGGTCGGTGGGATACTCAAGCGGCCAACGAGGGCAGACTGTAAATCTGCTGGGGAAACCCTACACAGGTTCGAATCCTGTTCCCACCACCATTTTTCCGGTTTCGGAAAACACGATGAAAATCAAAAATGACGACCATGCCGCTGGTCGTTTTTTTGTGTCCGCATCCCTGCCTTCAACCAATTGACTCATTCGATAACGCGAATCGCGGAATCGACGCATTTTCTTCACCTGACAAATGGACAGTTCACTCTTCGATTACGACTTGCCGCAGGAACGCATCGCTCAAGAGCCTGCTCCTGTCCGCGACGCGTCCCGCCTCCTAGTCGTACACCGAAAGGAACGTAAGATCGAGCACCGCCAATTCTCGGACTTGGCGGACTACTTGGGAACTGGAGACTCGATTTTCCGCAACAATGCTCGCGTACTGCCCGCTCGCCTATTCGCACAGCGACCCACTGGAGGCGCCGCTGAATGCCTTCTCTTGCGCCCCGCAAACGATGACGGACTGCAGTGGTGGACGCTCCTTCGCCCTGGCAAGAAATTGCCGTTGGGATCGACCTTTGGAAGAGACGGCCTCTTCCAGGCATTCGTGGAGGAAAAAAACGAAAAGGCCGAATATCGGGTTCGTTTCGAGTTGGAGACTCACAACTCTGTGGCCTCCTTAGCCGAGGATTTGGGGAAGATGCCGCTTCCTCCCTATATCGACCGAGAAAAGTCCGATCAGCGGGACGAGGCGGACAAGGAACGGTATCAGACCATTTACGCATCGGCGGAGCGCTCCGTCGCCGCAGCGGCCCCGACCGCCGGATTGCACTTCACTCCCGAAGTGGTGAGTAAGCTGCAAGCCAAGGGAGCAAACTTCTACGACCTTTCCCTGCATGTAGGCATGGGTACTTTCAAGCCATTGCAGACCGAGCGAATCGAGGATCATCAGATCCATCGCGAAATCTACGAGATCCCGGAGAGCACTCAAAAAGCCCTGCGGGAAAGTGGAGGCTCACGAAAAGTTTGCGTAGGCACCACCAGCGTTCGGAGCATCGAGGACTATTTTGCCAAAACCGACAAAATCGTCTCAGGGAACTTTGTAGCCGAGGCGGGCATCTTCATCTACCCGCCGCGGGCCTTTGCCGGAGTGGATGCACTCATCACCAATTTTCACCAGCCGAACTCTACTTTGCTCTGCTTGGTGTCCTCATTTCTTGCTCCTGGCGAAATGGACGGAATCGAGTGGCTAAAGGAAATTTACGCCGAGGCAATCGACCGAAAGTACCGCTTTCTTAGCTACGGCGACGCCATGCTCATCCTTTGACAAGCGAGACCCAATCCTGTAATCTCGCCAAATCCATAAATTAAATCAGCCAATCCCATGGGCCAATTTGAGAAAGCTTCCATCAGCAGCATAGTCGAAGACGCAACTTTCGACTTTACGATGGGCGACGCCGAAATCGGTATCGCCAAACTTCAAGCAGCCCTACAAGAGCAGCCAGAAGCCTTCGAGGCGTGGCATGCCTTGTGCGAGATTTTCTACTCGGAAAAACGCTACGACGAGGCTCTTGAGGCCGCTGAGAAAGCGCACGCCCTGAAACCCGACGATCTCTTCGTAAATACCAGTTTGTCCCGCATCTGGCTGGAAAAAGGATCGAAGGAAAAAGCCGAGCACTTCGGGGCCCAAGCCCGTATGGCTAGCTGGAAGGATCAGCTGCAAAACCCAGACAGCGCCTCATCCCAATCGGATTTGGCCTAATCCCCACAAAAACAACGACTTTTCGCCAAAGATTAGGAAGGCTTTAAAGCCTCGACATTCCTGAGATAACACCCAAATTCCACCCCCTTTTACGGGACAGGCCTATGGACAACAATTACTCGCTAGATTTCGAACAGCCGCTACGCGGACTCATCGAACAGATGGAGCACTTGCACCAGCTGTCAGCTGAGAACAACATCGACCTATCGAAAGAGATACGGGGAATCGAGAAGAAGATCGAAGAAACGAAACGCTCGATCTACAGCAATCTCACCCCTTGGCAGCGAGTACAATTGGCCCGTCATCCACAGCGTCCCTATGCCTACGACTACATCGAACGGATTTTCACCGGCTTCCAGGAGCTCCACGGCGACCGCGCCTTCCGCGACGACCGCGCGATTATCGGCGGAACCGCATTCCTTAATGGGGAATCCGTCATGGTCATCGCCCAGCACAAAGGCCGTACCACCCGTGAAAAGCTGAAGCACAACTTTGGCAGCCCCTATCCGGAAGGATACCGCAAGGCGCTTCGCCTCATGAAGATCGCCGATAAATTCGACCTCCCGATCATCACCTTCGTCGACACCCAGGGAGCCTACCCTGGAGTCGCGTCCGAAGAACGCCACGTTTCCGAGGCGATCGCGGTCAATCTGCGTGAAATGAGCCTCATGGGATCTCCCATCATCTCTACCGTTATCGGCGAAGGCGGTTCCGGCGGAGCTCTCGGTATCGCGGTGGCCAACAAGATCCTAATCCTCGAAAACGCATACTACTCTGTGATTTCACCCGAAGGTTGCGCCGCGATCCTCTGGAAGGACCGTGCCGCAGCTCCGCAGGCAGCTGAGGCTCTCAAATTTGGGGCCTCCGAAATTCACAAGCTGGGCATTGCTGACGGCGTGATCCCCGAACCAATTGGCGGAGCGCACAACGACCCAGACGCAGCCGCCGCCAATCTCAAGGGCGAGATCGTAAAACACCTAGCAGATCTCAAGAAACTCACCCGCGAAGAACGAATCGAACAACGCTACCAGCGCTTCCGCAACATGGGCGTTTTCGAAGAAGAAATCAGCGACGGAAAAGTCGTACCCATCGAAGAAGCAGCCTCCTAGGCTAAACTCGTCATTCCAAGCAGCCTCCAACCGAACAAAATGAGCGCAAATTCAGACCTGAAATCGTCCTCCAAGACCAGCTCCGTCACCATCGAAAACGGTGCCGACGTCGTCGTCGAAGCCCTCGTGCGTGAAGGTGTCGACGTGATCTTCGCCTACCCAGGCGGAGCTTCGCTCGAGATGCACCAGTCACTCGCCAAGCGCAAGGACGACATCCGGACGATCCTCCCTCGTCACGAGCAAGGCGGCTCATTCGCCGCGGAAGGATATGCCCGAGTAACCGGCAAGGCCGGCGTCTGTATGGCGACCTCCGGACCGGGAGCAACCAACTTGATGACCGCGATTGCAGACGCATTCATGGACAGCACGCCGCTGGTCTGCATCACCGGACAGGTTTATTCAAAATTCATCGGCAAGGCAGCGTTCCAGGAAACCGACTTCTTCGGCATGACGCTTCCCGTGGTCAAGCACAGCTACCTCGTGTTGGATGTGAACGACCTGCCTCGCATCATGAAGGAAGCCTTCAAGATCGCCACAACCGGTCGTCCTGGCCCCGTCGTGGTAGACATTCCCAAGGATGTTCAACAAGCGGCGGTTAATCCCGTTTGGCCAACCGACGAACAAGTCCCTTACCGCGAGTCCAAGCTTCCGGAAAACGCCTCAGATCGCGAGCTGGAGAACGTTCTGAGCCTGATCGAAGACGCAAAGCGTCCAGTCATCTATTTCGGTGGCGGTGTTGTTTCCGCGGAAGCCCACAAGGAACTTACGGAATTCGCCGAAAGAACCGGTATTCCAGTAGCGTCCACCCTCATGGGGGCCGGCTCCTTCCCTGAAACGCATCCATTGTCCCTCAAGTGGTTCGGCATGCACGGATCCGCTTTCGGAAACTGGGCGGTCCACCAAAGCGACTTGCTCCTCACTTTCGGAGCCCGTTTCGACGACCGTATCACAGGTGACGCCTCCAAGTTCGCTCCTCAAGCGGAAATCGTGCACATCGATGTTGATCCATCCGAGCACAACAAGAACAAGATCGTCCACCATCCGATCGTCTCCGACATCAAGTACGCCCTTGGACGCATGCTGGAGTTGATGGGGATACGGGGTTTCAAAAAGCCGAATCTCGAAGCGTGGCAAAACCAGTGCACCGAGTGGAAGAGAGATTTCCCATTCACTTACGAGGAGAGCGAGCACATCATCCCACAGCACGCGGTCAAAACGCTCTGCAAGCTAACCAAGGGTGACGCCATCATTACCACTGGCGTGGGACAGCACCAAATGTTTGCCGCCCAATTCTACGATTTCAACTACCCACGCAGCTTGATTTCATCCCTTGGCTTGGGATCCATGGGCTATGGCTATCCATCCGCAATCGGAGCCAAAGTCGCGTGCCCAGAGCGACAAGTCATCGACATCGATGGTGACGGCTCTTTCGCCATGAACGTGCAGGAATTGGCCACCGCGAAAATCGAAAAGATCGCCGCCAAGGCCATGATCCTAAACAACCAGCACCTTGGTATGGTCGTGCAGTGGGAAGACCGTTTCTACAACAGCGTTCGCGGAAACACGATTCTCGGAGACGAGTCCAACATCGGCACTCCCGAAAACTTAGGCGGACTCTACCCGGACTACGTTAAGATCGCTGAGGGCTTCGGACTTCCGGGTCGCCGCGTCCACAAGAAGAGCGAGCTCGAAGACGCCATCCAGGAGATGCTCGATAGTGAGGAGGCCTTCGTCCTGGACGTAATCACGCCTTACGACGAGCACGTGCTGCCAATGATTCCAGCCGGCAAGACTGTCGATCAAATGATCGTACGTTAATCCGCCCAGAGCGTATTCAAATTTCAAAGCCGCTTCTCGATTTCGAGAGGCGGCTTTTTATTGCTGCAACAACGCTCAGAGTTCTCGGCTAGGAGAATACAGTAGCCAACTTTCCACTACGCTCGTCAGCCATCAAGGTATCTTCGTCGCCGTAGTGCTTTGTATCCACAAAAATCTGCGGAACGGTTGTCTGTCCACCGGAGCGTCGCTCCATCTCCTTGAAGTTGCCGGTGGGAAGTTTCACGCCTGCAACAATAGCGACTTCCTTCCACTTGTACGGGATCCTGTGCTTCTTCAGGATATCCTCTGCTTTTCTGCAATAGGGGCATTGTTTGCTGCCAAATAATTCTACGTCTTTCATAGCCTCAACTAATCTCAATCACAACCGCGGTTATATTGTCCCTACCCGATTCTTCAAATGCTTCCTTAACGAGGCGATTGGCTGGTTCCATCTGAGCGAACCGAGGCGGAGGATTCCGCACAAGCTCCTCAAGCCGACGGTCCCAAACACCATCGGTTACTCCATCCGAGCAGAAAACAAAGCGATCACCCTGCTCGATTCCAACCGAACCAACTTGGGGCTCGATCTTGCGACACCGCCCTCCTAGGACTTGTTGCAACACGTTGCGTTCCGGGTGGTTACGCGCTTCCCGTTCATTGATTTTGCCCTCTCTCAACAACCACCCCACGTGCGTGTGGTCTTCGGAAAGTTGACGGCAGCCGCCGCTTGCCGGGAGGTAATATATTCGGCTATCACCGATATGGCAGAAATGAAACCAACCGGGAGACAGCCAACCTAGGCTCAGTGTAGCGCCCATACCCCTACACTCTTCGTAGTAGGCCGACATGCTAGTCATCTCTTTATGGATACGCTCGAATAGTTCCGTCAATATTTCAGCTGAACCACGCTTTAAGCCGATCGCAGATAGCTTGAATGCCTTCGGCAATAGATCGGCGATCTTTTGCACTGCGATGCGACTAGCGAATTCGCCCGCATTTGCTCCACCCATTCCGTCACTAACAGCGAATACAAAATCGCCCTTAACCATCGGGGCCATGCCCGTTTTGCCCAGGTACTGCAATCCCTCCGCATTGAAGGTTAGGGCAAGGAATGCATCCTCGTTATTTTTACGATAGCGGCCTGGGTCGGTTAAGCCCGACCACTCCACTCCAGTCTTATCGTTGTACTCACTCATCTACTTTGCGCTCAAAGTCTCCTCCCCGAGCAAGTTCCGCGTCGTCAATGGTCAAGCCCTCTCCCGTCTCGATCAATGTAGCAAACTCGAAATCGATAAGGCAGAAGCGTCCAAGATGAGGATTGTAAGTTACGTTTCTTGTGAAGGCATCTCCATGACGAACGCCGTAAGTTTCTAGTTCTTCGAAAAGCATACGCTCTTTTTCCGAGCTAATCTTCTGCACGATGTTTCCACAGTTTGAAGTCACAATGTAAAGCCGGTCCGGATACTCTTCCAGCAACTTAGGGACGAACTCGCAGCCTCTCGTTTCCAGGTATCGCAAAACCCGGACCTCGTTCTCGAAACGTTCCTTCGAAAGGAGTCCTTTGTACTTCTTGTGAACCCTTCCATCGAAGCCGATTCGAACCTCTGCTCTTTGCGTATCTTTGATCTCTTGCATGATCGTTTTTGAGCTTTGCAGATAAAAGCGTGAATCCAACCAATTATTTAAACCAGAAAAGTAAAATAAGTTGAAACTAGGCGCGCGTTTTGCTGATTTCGGAGTCCGTTCCAGTGGCGGCGACACTCCTTTGGAAATGCCTCCTAGTCAACGGAACGATCCAAACCCTAATAGTTAAAACAAGTATCTATGGCTAAATACAAATTCGAATACATCTGGCTAGACGGCTATTCGCCTGTGCCAAATCTTCGTGGAAAAACTCGCCTCGGCAACGAAGCTCCTAAAAGCATCGAGGACCTACCTCTCTGGGGCTTTGACGGTAGCTCCACCCAGCAGGCCGAAGGCAGCAGCTCTGACTGTGTACTTAAGCCAGTAAAATTTTACCCTGACGCAGCTCGCGGCGAAGACTCCTACATCGTTCTCTGTGAAGTAATGATGCCAGACGGCGAAACGCCACACCCAACCAACCATCGCGCGACCATTTTGGACGACGAGGACACTTGGTTCGGACTCGAGCAAGAATACTTCCTCTTCCAAGACGGCAAGCCACTCGGTTGGCCAGACGACGGCTACCCATCTCCGCAAGGTGAATACTACTGCGGCGTTGGTTACGCTAACGTTGGCAGCGTAGCTCGCGAAATTGTAGAAGAGCACCTCGACCTCTGTCTCGCGGCAGGAATCAACCACGAAGGTATCAATGGCGAAGTTGCCAAGGGCCAGTGGGAATTCCAGGTTTTCGCCAAGGGATCCAAGAAGTGTGCCGACGACATCTGGGTAGCTCGCTACCTGCTCGACCGCCTCTGCGAAAAGTACGAAATCTCTGTAGAGTACCACTGTAAGCCATTCCAGGGCGACTGGAACGGTTCTGGTATGCACTGCAATTTCTCCACCAAGTTCATGCGTGAAGTTGGCGGCAAGGACTACTTCCTCAAGCTCATGGACGCGTTCGAAAAGAACAAGGACGAGCACATCGCTGCTTACGGTCCAGACAATCACCTCCGCCTCACCGGTCTCCACGAAACTCAGTCTATCGACAAGTTCTCTTGGGGTGTTGCTGACCGTGGCGCCTCTATCCGCGTACCACACAGCTTCGTCAAGGGTGAAGCCTACAAGGGCTACCTCGAAGACCGTCGTCCAAACTCTCAGGGAGATCCATACCAGATCTGCTCTCGCGTCCTCAAGACCATCTCTGAGGTCCCAACAGCATAAAGGCGACTCTGGCCTAGGAAAAACTCTTGAATATTTCAGCGGCTCCCCAATCGGGAGCCGCTTTTTTGTGCCTCGAATTTTGACGTTGAGAAGCGACTTGGACTGCCACTCAATGCCGCAATGCCAAGACCCATCGGATGGATTAAACGCGACCCGGAACTCGGTAAGCTAAAGATAGAAGCCCGCATATTCGGCAATAAGCTGACCTTCCATCGTCAGGCTGGCCGATTCGAGCAATGGGAAGAATTCACCCCAAACGACGAGGATTGGGATACGATCTGCGAGCTAGCCGAAAACAAATTCCAGCGAGGCAAGGTCCAGGCCCAACACCTCAAGATTATCCAAGCAAGAGGGCGAAAATTCTAGCAATGACCCGCCTCCTACCGCTTCAAGGAACGGCGGTAGAGAAATGCCATACCTAGACAGCTGAAAAGGGTCACCAGAGCAGCGATAAGGTAGCATCCACGTAGCAAGGTCGGCAGAAGCTGCTCCATCAATTCCACCGAGTCTTTGGGAGCCGCCTGTAGGATGGTTTTAATTGGTTCCCTCTGTAAGATGGAGGCGATCTCAGCGGAATCGATCTGCAGAGCCGCCCAAAGCAAATACACCAGAACGGTTACAGCGAGGAGACATTGATTCACCGCTAGGGCTTTCGCCGCTGCCACTTTTCGCTCTGCGATCAAAACCTTTCGCTTCCAAAGCTCCACCCCACCGTGGAGAAGCAAAGCCGCCCCCACAAGAACACCCGCCAAACCACCTAAGACACCAGAAAAGAGGAGGGATAAGGCGCCAAAAACCAGCAGACTGTAGGCACTCATAGCCGATAAAACTACAAGTTGACGCGATACCTCTTTTTCGCTGGGAGAAACCATTTCCTTAGGGCCGATGCGTCCGGGCTGCCTTAATTAAATCCGGCGGAGCCACTTCCAGCTTGTCCAGCAGCTCTGTCTGAAGGTCTAAAGCCATCATAGACTGGGAAGGAACGTCGAAACCGGCATAGACCGAGGTCATTTCCGCCCTCGCCATTGGAGTCATACTTCCATCGGCTTCGACCTTTCTGAAGCGATAGAAGTAAACGACTGACTTTTGCTTGATCTCCTTGACGAACAGGTGGACCTGAAAGCGATCCCCGTAACGAACCGGAGCATGGTAATCACAACTCGCCCTTACCCTTGGCCATCCCCAAAATTGATCCCCTTCCTGAACGACAGGCTCAAATCCGAGCGACTTGAGGAAGGCGTGCTCTGTGATTTCCATCCACCGGAAGAAATTGGAGAAATGGGCGATCCCCGCCATATCCGTTTCGTAAAAAGCGAGTTCGCGCTCCAGTACATAATCAAAAGCCATATCGCAAAAAGGATTCTCAGAGTCCTTCAAAAACACAAGAGGATCCTGCTCTCCGGGTAAGCTGAGGAAACAACGAGGGATAGGTATTTATTCAGGTTTGAAGCAGATAATTCTTCAGCTCGGGATCCTTCAGTCTCCTAGGAAAAAACCGATACCAAAACCACAGTGCCCTCGATTAACACCATTTCACCAGCAGAACTCAAAGAGGCGGCTCAATTGCTGCCCTCTTCCCCTCGTATCTTTGGCAAGCTCAGCTCGCTGCTGCGTAATACAGATACGGATTTGAGCGACATCACAGACCTGGTAAACGCGGACTCAGCTCTCACAGCAAGCGTGCTGCGTTTGAGCAACAGTGCTATGTTTTCACTTGGGACTGCGGTAGACACTCTGGATGAAGCGATCAATCGCATCGGATTTCGCGAATTATTCAAATTGGTAGGGTTTGCAGCTTCCCAACAACTCTTCGCCGAAGAAAACGCGACCTACAACATCACCGGATCCGAGCTCTGGGAAAATTCGCTGGCCTGCGGGATAGGCATGGAAATATTGGCTCGTCGAACGGGATACGATGAACAGGAAGCCTATACCATTGGCTTGCTCCGCAATATGGGGAAAATGGTTCTCGACTTCTGTGTTAAGGGAAAGCCGCAGTACCCCAATTTTTCCCGCCAAAATGAGCTGCCACTCATAGAATGGGAGGAAAACAATTTTGGAATTACCAATCCCTCAGTAGCCGGGTTTATTCTCATGACTTGGCACTTCTCCGAGGAGACATCCTACACCATCCAATATCAATATCAGCCAGGGGAAGCCCCAAGAAAGCTCCCACTTATTCATTTACTCAATCTGGCAAACGGAGTTGCTGAGAAGATCGGAAA
It encodes the following:
- a CDS encoding peptidylprolyl isomerase is translated as MIKKATILLSLIFPLAIGFAQTTTPKGARLANSIAAIAEDKIITVEEVRRELQPFLPQIQADSQGDPVKFRQLIEEMESDIIQNLTDNVLIVKQFYDDKGQIPASFVDNEIEETIITKFEGKRSLYLDYLKSIGKTPEEHRTMIKEEIIVNYMRSKMRKSASIVSPVRIEEFYEQYKQEFFEEEAIHLRLIRLTKLADESEEVLKQTADEIYEKLEMGFAFDELAAKYSNDPKAKKGGDWGWVTRGSLIEQLAEPAFALKEGDFSDPIQIKSNLFILYCEEHRPEGYMPLPEVRDNIEEILISSMAREAEEKFLERLRRDGYVRRFN
- the radC gene encoding RadC family protein, with amino-acid sequence MPQETYRTPKLRDISVNERPQERLEAHGPQSLSDTELMAMILRSGSKGRNVLSVASEILQQASSLNGLLKWSDAEFKKIKGVGKVKALQLVTIIEICRRIRDRSPVSEPVLDSPDLVADYLKREAEELEVEKFWTLCLNRKNRIIKKVEITSGTASNSLVHPREVFREAIRHGASAVICAHNHPSGDPAPSAADIKVTRQLREAAKVIGIDLLDHVVVGNNRHDPKGLGYYSFQESGLL
- the queA gene encoding tRNA preQ1(34) S-adenosylmethionine ribosyltransferase-isomerase QueA, which encodes MDSSLFDYDLPQERIAQEPAPVRDASRLLVVHRKERKIEHRQFSDLADYLGTGDSIFRNNARVLPARLFAQRPTGGAAECLLLRPANDDGLQWWTLLRPGKKLPLGSTFGRDGLFQAFVEEKNEKAEYRVRFELETHNSVASLAEDLGKMPLPPYIDREKSDQRDEADKERYQTIYASAERSVAAAAPTAGLHFTPEVVSKLQAKGANFYDLSLHVGMGTFKPLQTERIEDHQIHREIYEIPESTQKALRESGGSRKVCVGTTSVRSIEDYFAKTDKIVSGNFVAEAGIFIYPPRAFAGVDALITNFHQPNSTLLCLVSSFLAPGEMDGIEWLKEIYAEAIDRKYRFLSYGDAMLIL
- a CDS encoding tetratricopeptide repeat protein, with amino-acid sequence MGQFEKASISSIVEDATFDFTMGDAEIGIAKLQAALQEQPEAFEAWHALCEIFYSEKRYDEALEAAEKAHALKPDDLFVNTSLSRIWLEKGSKEKAEHFGAQARMASWKDQLQNPDSASSQSDLA
- a CDS encoding acetyl-CoA carboxylase carboxyltransferase subunit alpha → MDNNYSLDFEQPLRGLIEQMEHLHQLSAENNIDLSKEIRGIEKKIEETKRSIYSNLTPWQRVQLARHPQRPYAYDYIERIFTGFQELHGDRAFRDDRAIIGGTAFLNGESVMVIAQHKGRTTREKLKHNFGSPYPEGYRKALRLMKIADKFDLPIITFVDTQGAYPGVASEERHVSEAIAVNLREMSLMGSPIISTVIGEGGSGGALGIAVANKILILENAYYSVISPEGCAAILWKDRAAAPQAAEALKFGASEIHKLGIADGVIPEPIGGAHNDPDAAAANLKGEIVKHLADLKKLTREERIEQRYQRFRNMGVFEEEISDGKVVPIEEAAS
- the ilvB gene encoding biosynthetic-type acetolactate synthase large subunit, whose product is MSANSDLKSSSKTSSVTIENGADVVVEALVREGVDVIFAYPGGASLEMHQSLAKRKDDIRTILPRHEQGGSFAAEGYARVTGKAGVCMATSGPGATNLMTAIADAFMDSTPLVCITGQVYSKFIGKAAFQETDFFGMTLPVVKHSYLVLDVNDLPRIMKEAFKIATTGRPGPVVVDIPKDVQQAAVNPVWPTDEQVPYRESKLPENASDRELENVLSLIEDAKRPVIYFGGGVVSAEAHKELTEFAERTGIPVASTLMGAGSFPETHPLSLKWFGMHGSAFGNWAVHQSDLLLTFGARFDDRITGDASKFAPQAEIVHIDVDPSEHNKNKIVHHPIVSDIKYALGRMLELMGIRGFKKPNLEAWQNQCTEWKRDFPFTYEESEHIIPQHAVKTLCKLTKGDAIITTGVGQHQMFAAQFYDFNYPRSLISSLGLGSMGYGYPSAIGAKVACPERQVIDIDGDGSFAMNVQELATAKIEKIAAKAMILNNQHLGMVVQWEDRFYNSVRGNTILGDESNIGTPENLGGLYPDYVKIAEGFGLPGRRVHKKSELEDAIQEMLDSEEAFVLDVITPYDEHVLPMIPAGKTVDQMIVR
- a CDS encoding glutaredoxin domain-containing protein, producing MKDVELFGSKQCPYCRKAEDILKKHRIPYKWKEVAIVAGVKLPTGNFKEMERRSGGQTTVPQIFVDTKHYGDEDTLMADERSGKLATVFS
- a CDS encoding PP2C family protein-serine/threonine phosphatase; amino-acid sequence: MSEYNDKTGVEWSGLTDPGRYRKNNEDAFLALTFNAEGLQYLGKTGMAPMVKGDFVFAVSDGMGGANAGEFASRIAVQKIADLLPKAFKLSAIGLKRGSAEILTELFERIHKEMTSMSAYYEECRGMGATLSLGWLSPGWFHFCHIGDSRIYYLPASGGCRQLSEDHTHVGWLLREGKINEREARNHPERNVLQQVLGGRCRKIEPQVGSVGIEQGDRFVFCSDGVTDGVWDRRLEELVRNPPPRFAQMEPANRLVKEAFEESGRDNITAVVIEIS
- a CDS encoding serine/threonine protein phosphatase, which gives rise to MQEIKDTQRAEVRIGFDGRVHKKYKGLLSKERFENEVRVLRYLETRGCEFVPKLLEEYPDRLYIVTSNCGNIVQKISSEKERMLFEELETYGVRHGDAFTRNVTYNPHLGRFCLIDFEFATLIETGEGLTIDDAELARGGDFERKVDE
- a CDS encoding glutamine synthetase beta-grasp domain-containing protein, which encodes MAKYKFEYIWLDGYSPVPNLRGKTRLGNEAPKSIEDLPLWGFDGSSTQQAEGSSSDCVLKPVKFYPDAARGEDSYIVLCEVMMPDGETPHPTNHRATILDDEDTWFGLEQEYFLFQDGKPLGWPDDGYPSPQGEYYCGVGYANVGSVAREIVEEHLDLCLAAGINHEGINGEVAKGQWEFQVFAKGSKKCADDIWVARYLLDRLCEKYEISVEYHCKPFQGDWNGSGMHCNFSTKFMREVGGKDYFLKLMDAFEKNKDEHIAAYGPDNHLRLTGLHETQSIDKFSWGVADRGASIRVPHSFVKGEAYKGYLEDRRPNSQGDPYQICSRVLKTISEVPTA